A portion of the Rhodopseudomonas sp. BAL398 genome contains these proteins:
- a CDS encoding feruloyl-CoA synthase, translating to MDAMTNPTAIPAEATQGGVHPLRDISFGEIGISTERRDDGIVYVRSTTTLADYPVRITDRLHHWAEQTPDRVFMAERDAQGGWRTFSYAQMLDAARKIASALLTRGLSAERPVMILSGNSIDHALVMFGALYAGIAVCPVSPPYSLVSKDFSKLDHIVKLLTPGLVFADDVTAFAPAILAKVPADVEIAASRGELPGRRVTQLSDLLATPEHPGLAAAHDAIGHDTIAKFLLTSGSTGNPKAVINTQRMICANQVMIREAMAFLKDEPPVIVDWLPWNHTFGGNHNIGLTLFNGGSMYLDDGKPTPAGIAATIRNLREIAPTVYFNVPKGYESLLPVLREDAALRKMFFSKLHAMFFSGASLAPHVWKGLDELGAMETGARVPMLTGLGSTETAPFFMSVTPQTSRSGHVGLPVPGNEAKLVPNNGKLEIRAKGPNITPGYWRAPDLTAKAFDEEGYYKLGDALKPSNPDDLTAGFDFDGRISEDFKLASGTWVSVGPLRAKFIAACAPLVRDVVIAGIDRDEVSALVVLDLDGCKLINPTLPLDDLAAMAADPLIRAAFAERFEKFLAQATGSSTRITRAILLAEPLSIDRGEVTDKGSVNQRAVLDCRAALIADLYAAAPPAHVIAVGSGHGD from the coding sequence ATGGATGCGATGACAAACCCGACAGCGATTCCGGCTGAGGCTACGCAAGGTGGCGTCCATCCGCTGCGGGATATTTCGTTTGGCGAGATCGGGATCTCGACCGAGCGTCGCGACGACGGCATCGTTTATGTCCGGTCGACCACGACGCTGGCGGATTATCCGGTTCGCATCACCGACCGGCTGCATCACTGGGCGGAGCAGACGCCGGATCGGGTGTTCATGGCCGAGCGCGACGCGCAGGGCGGCTGGCGCACATTCAGCTATGCGCAGATGCTCGACGCTGCGCGAAAAATCGCCTCGGCACTGCTGACGCGCGGGCTGTCCGCCGAGCGGCCGGTGATGATCCTGTCTGGCAATTCGATCGACCACGCGCTGGTGATGTTCGGCGCGCTCTATGCCGGCATCGCGGTTTGTCCGGTGTCGCCGCCTTATTCGCTGGTGTCGAAGGATTTTTCCAAGCTCGACCATATCGTCAAGCTGCTGACGCCGGGCCTGGTGTTCGCCGATGACGTGACGGCGTTTGCGCCGGCGATCCTCGCCAAGGTCCCGGCCGATGTCGAGATCGCCGCCAGCCGCGGCGAGTTGCCGGGTCGCCGGGTCACGCAGCTCTCGGATCTGCTGGCCACGCCGGAGCATCCGGGCCTGGCGGCGGCGCATGACGCCATCGGCCACGACACCATCGCCAAATTCCTGCTGACTTCGGGCTCGACCGGCAATCCCAAGGCGGTGATCAACACCCAGCGGATGATCTGCGCCAACCAGGTGATGATCCGCGAGGCGATGGCGTTTCTGAAGGACGAGCCGCCGGTGATCGTCGACTGGCTGCCGTGGAATCACACCTTCGGCGGCAACCACAATATCGGGCTGACGCTGTTCAACGGCGGCTCGATGTATCTCGACGACGGCAAGCCGACGCCGGCCGGCATCGCGGCGACGATCCGCAATCTGCGCGAGATTGCGCCCACGGTGTATTTCAACGTGCCGAAGGGCTACGAGTCGCTGCTGCCGGTGCTGCGCGAAGACGCTGCTTTGCGAAAAATGTTCTTCAGCAAGCTGCACGCGATGTTCTTCTCCGGCGCCAGTCTCGCGCCGCATGTCTGGAAGGGTCTCGACGAACTGGGCGCGATGGAAACCGGCGCGCGGGTGCCGATGCTGACGGGGCTGGGCTCCACCGAGACCGCGCCGTTCTTCATGTCGGTGACGCCGCAGACCAGCCGCTCCGGCCATGTCGGCCTGCCGGTGCCGGGCAACGAGGCCAAGCTGGTGCCCAACAACGGCAAGCTCGAGATTCGCGCCAAAGGGCCGAACATCACGCCGGGCTATTGGCGCGCGCCGGACCTGACCGCGAAAGCGTTCGACGAAGAGGGCTACTACAAGCTCGGCGACGCGCTGAAGCCGTCGAACCCCGACGATCTCACCGCGGGGTTCGATTTCGATGGCCGGATCTCCGAGGACTTCAAGCTCGCCAGCGGCACCTGGGTCAGCGTCGGGCCGTTGCGGGCGAAATTCATCGCCGCCTGCGCGCCGCTGGTGCGCGACGTGGTGATCGCCGGGATCGACCGCGACGAGGTCTCGGCGCTGGTCGTGCTCGATCTCGACGGCTGCAAGCTGATCAATCCGACATTGCCGCTCGACGATCTTGCCGCGATGGCGGCCGATCCGCTGATCCGCGCAGCCTTCGCCGAGCGCTTCGAGAAATTCCTCGCCCAGGCGACCGGCTCGTCGACGCGGATCACCCGCGCGATTCTGCTTGCCGAGCCGCTGTCGATCGATCGCGGTGAGGTGACCGACAAGGGCTCGGTCAACCAGCGTGCGGTGCTGGATTGTCGCGCCGCATTGATCGCCGACCTCTACGCCGCGGCGCCGCCGGCGCATGTCATCGCAGTGGGGTCGGGCCATGGTGATTAG
- a CDS encoding crotonase/enoyl-CoA hydratase family protein, whose translation MHSGNAPSAADAESALLTIARVGAVLSVGLNRPAKRNALNDGIMLAIRQCFTDIPADVGAVVIHGVGGHFSAGLDLSELRERDATEGLVHSQTWHRVFDLIQYCRVPVIAALQGAVIGGGLELACAAHIRVADPSAYFALPEGSRGIFVGGGGSVRLPRLIGVARMADMMLTGRVYSATDGVVHGFTQYLTEAGGALDKAMELGARVATNAPLTNFAVLQALPMIAEANPQTGLLMESLMATVAQSDQEAKTRIRAFLDHKTAKVRPT comes from the coding sequence GTGCATTCAGGAAACGCCCCATCAGCCGCAGACGCGGAGTCCGCGCTATTGACCATCGCCCGGGTCGGCGCGGTGCTCAGTGTCGGCCTCAATCGCCCGGCCAAGCGCAACGCGCTGAACGACGGCATCATGCTGGCGATCAGGCAATGCTTCACCGACATTCCCGCGGATGTCGGCGCCGTGGTGATCCACGGCGTTGGCGGGCATTTCTCCGCCGGCCTCGATCTGTCCGAATTGCGTGAGCGCGACGCCACCGAAGGGCTGGTGCATTCGCAGACCTGGCACCGGGTGTTCGACCTCATTCAATATTGCCGGGTGCCGGTGATCGCCGCGCTGCAGGGCGCGGTGATCGGCGGCGGGCTGGAGCTCGCTTGCGCGGCGCATATCCGCGTCGCCGATCCGTCGGCTTACTTCGCTCTGCCGGAAGGCAGCCGGGGCATCTTCGTCGGCGGCGGCGGCTCGGTGCGGCTGCCGCGGCTGATCGGGGTGGCGCGGATGGCCGACATGATGCTGACCGGCCGGGTGTACTCGGCGACCGACGGCGTGGTGCACGGCTTCACGCAATATCTCACCGAAGCCGGCGGCGCGCTCGACAAGGCGATGGAGCTCGGCGCGCGGGTCGCCACCAACGCGCCGCTGACCAATTTCGCGGTGCTGCAGGCGCTGCCGATGATCGCCGAGGCCAATCCGCAGACCGGGTTGCTGATGGAATCATTGATGGCGACGGTGGCGCAGAGCGACCAGGAAGCCAAGACGCGGATTCGCGCGTTTCTCGATCACAAGACTGCAAAGGTTCGTCCGACCTGA